ATAGAGATGCTGGAAGTTACTCCGAATTATTCACCGCTTGGAGCGATAATAACCCTGGCAGACAATACGAGATACAACATCGATTTTGCAGACATAGACGGACGGAGAACTTGTTAGTTATTCTGTAATGCAGACCGTACCTGTATAATTATAAATTAAAAGGGTTTAACAAAAGATTCGGGATATTGGCAAAAATGGTATTATAATTTGTGAATATATTGGTTTATATTGACATCTGTTTTCTTTTGCTTTGTTTTACTTGAGGTTTGATTTAAAAATGTATTTTTTTTGTTTTTATAAAATACAAAACATAACTTATTTCAAATGAGAACTATATATTTACTTTTGATTTTATTTTTATTTCAACCAATTTCCTCTCAGGAAATTGCGCGTTTCACTTTGCATCAGGACAAAAGCTATTTAAATACACCTGTATCCATCACCTTGGATAATACCAGTCAATATAATTTCTCTGATAAGAAAATTGTATTGTACGAAATTTTCAACAACAAAGAGGTACATGTACCCAGTCAGCTTGAAACAGGGAAAAGACCGATTCTGTGGTTTATACCCAATCATGTATCAGGTGGAAAAATTGCACGCAATTTTGTAGTTAAGTTGACTGATACGGATCGGTCAGAGAAGGCACAGGGGCAGTTCCAGATGAAAAAATCAGGTGGTGATCTGACCATATATAAGGATACCCAACCTGTTCTAAGTTATCGATACAGAACTATGTATCCTCCCGAAGGTGTTGATCCCTTGTATGAGCGATCGGGATTTATCCATCCTTTGTATTCTCCAAAAGGAGAAGTCTTGACGCGAGTACAAGCACCCGATCACTACCACCATTACGGTATTTGGGGCCCGTGGACTTTGACGCACATTGACGACAGAGAGGTCGACTTTTGGAATTTGGCAAAAGGTCAGGGAACCGTAAAGTTTAATTCTTTTTTGTCTGAAGTCTCCGGCGATGTATATTCGGGTTTCAAAGTTTTGCAGCAACACATAGACTTTGGAAATAAAGGAGAAGATCAAATAGCTATTAACGAGGTGCTGGAAGTGAGAGTATGGAATGTGGATGAAAAAGTTTGGATTGTCGATTACACGACAACCTTAAATAGCCCTCTACCAAATGGAATTGTATTTGATGCGTACCGATATGGAGGTGGAATTGGATTCAGGGCAACGGAGAAATGGGAGAAGGACAATTCAACTGTGCTTACATCGGAAGGAAAGACCAGAGTAGATGCCGACGGAAGCAGAGCCAGGTGGTGTATTGTTGAAGGAGAAACGGATGTGGAGGATAAAAGATCCGGAATCTTATTTATGAGTCACCCGTTCAACCAGCAACACCCTGAACCAATGAGAGTATGGCCCATGGATGCAAATGGAGGCAGAGGAGATATTTATTTTGAATTTGTCCCTATCCGCCATGAACCATGGATAATAAAACCGCATCGGGATTATACCCTATCATATAGAATGGTAGTATTCGACGGTGAACTGGATAAAGATACCGCAGAGGCATATTGGAACAGTTTTGCAAACACGCCAAAGGCTGACATGAAATAAATGTACACGTGAAAATTATATTATATAATCTCAGTTGAATAGCCAATAAAAAATCAAATTAATAAGTTTAATATGAAAAGGATAACAATTATTCTATTGTTTTTTTCAGTGATGTGTTCTTTTGGCTTTTCGCAATCAAAAGTAACAGCACTCCAGATAGGGGACAGAATTGATTTTAGTATTAACGGTAAGTTTTTTACAAGTTATATTTTCCCCGATAATGAAAAATACCCTTTCTTTTATCCGGTAAATGGACCATCCAACGCTTCCGTAACATCCATCAGAAACGCAAATTATCCACATCACAGTTCTCTTTTCTTTGGATGTGATAAAGTAAATGGAGGTAATTATTGGCAAGAAGGAATAGATCGTGGGCAAATAACCTCGCTAAAGGTGAATATTTTAGAGACAGGAGGAGATAAAGCTGTGATTGAAAATGAATGTATATGGCATAGAAAAGATGCAGATGCACCCATTAAAGATAAACGCTTAATTACGATTTCATCTCCTTCTAAAGGTTCGTACCAGATTGATTTTGATATAACTATGGAGATGCTAATGGATACAAGAATCGACAAGACGAATCATTCTCTGTTTAGTGTTCGCA
The window above is part of the Dehalococcoidales bacterium genome. Proteins encoded here:
- a CDS encoding PmoA family protein → MRTIYLLLILFLFQPISSQEIARFTLHQDKSYLNTPVSITLDNTSQYNFSDKKIVLYEIFNNKEVHVPSQLETGKRPILWFIPNHVSGGKIARNFVVKLTDTDRSEKAQGQFQMKKSGGDLTIYKDTQPVLSYRYRTMYPPEGVDPLYERSGFIHPLYSPKGEVLTRVQAPDHYHHYGIWGPWTLTHIDDREVDFWNLAKGQGTVKFNSFLSEVSGDVYSGFKVLQQHIDFGNKGEDQIAINEVLEVRVWNVDEKVWIVDYTTTLNSPLPNGIVFDAYRYGGGIGFRATEKWEKDNSTVLTSEGKTRVDADGSRARWCIVEGETDVEDKRSGILFMSHPFNQQHPEPMRVWPMDANGGRGDIYFEFVPIRHEPWIIKPHRDYTLSYRMVVFDGELDKDTAEAYWNSFANTPKADMK
- a CDS encoding PmoA family protein, whose product is MKRITIILLFFSVMCSFGFSQSKVTALQIGDRIDFSINGKFFTSYIFPDNEKYPFFYPVNGPSNASVTSIRNANYPHHSSLFFGCDKVNGGNYWQEGIDRGQITSLKVNILETGGDKAVIENECIWHRKDADAPIKDKRLITISSPSKGSYQIDFDITMEMLMDTRIDKTNHSLFSVRMDPDLAVINGGTMINAENLKGEKATFGQPSAWMDFSGERFGKMEGIAVLQHPSNMWYPSPWFTRDYGFISPTPMYWPENGEYTFLKKGESFTLRYRVLVHSGDHIEANIAKEFEKYKSE